A window of the Pongo abelii isolate AG06213 chromosome 10, NHGRI_mPonAbe1-v2.0_pri, whole genome shotgun sequence genome harbors these coding sequences:
- the LOC129049257 gene encoding LOW QUALITY PROTEIN: basic proline-rich protein-like (The sequence of the model RefSeq protein was modified relative to this genomic sequence to represent the inferred CDS: substituted 1 base at 1 genomic stop codon), whose product PPPPPSPSPPPPPPPPPSPPPPPPSPPPPLSPPSPPSPPSPSPSSPPSPPSPPSPPSPPSPSPPSPPSSPSPSPPPPPPPPSPPPPPSPPSPPSPSPPSPPSSPSPPPPPSPSPSPPPPPSPPPPPPSPPSPPSPPPPPPPSPSPPPPPPPPPSPPPPPPSPPPPLSPPSPPSPPSPSPSSPPSSPSPPSPPSPPSPSPPSPPSSPSPSPPPPPPPSPPPPPPSPPSPPSPSPPSPPSSPSPPPPPSPSSPPSPPSPPSPPSPPPPPPPPPPPPPSPPPPPPSPPPPLSPPSPPSPPSPSPXSPPSPPSPPSPPSPSPPSPPSSPSPSPPPPPPPSPPPPPPSPPSPPSPPPPPPPPPSPPPPPPSPPSPPPPPPPPPSPPSPPPPPPSPPSPPSPPPPPP is encoded by the exons ccaccaccaccaccatcaccatcaccaccaccaccaccaccaccaccaccatcaccaccaccaccaccaccatcaccaccaccaccactatcacctccatcacctccatcaccaccatcaccatcaccatcatcaccaccatcaccaccatcaccaccatcaccaccatcacctccatcaccatcaccaccatcacctccatcatcaccatcaccatcaccaccaccaccaccaccaccaccatcaccaccaccaccaccatcaccaccatcacctccatcaccatcaccaccatcacctccatcatcaccatcaccaccaccaccaccatcaccatcaccatcaccaccaccaccaccatcaccaccaccaccaccaccatcaccaccatcacctc catcaccaccaccaccaccaccaccatcaccatcaccaccaccaccaccaccaccaccaccatcaccaccaccaccaccaccatcaccaccaccaccactatcacctccatcacctccatcaccaccatcaccatcaccatcatcaccaccatcatcaccatcaccaccatcaccaccatcacctccatcaccatcaccaccatcacctccatcatcaccatcaccatcaccaccaccaccaccaccaccatcaccaccaccaccaccaccatcaccaccatcacctccatcaccatcaccaccatcacctccatcatcaccatcaccaccaccaccaccatcaccatcatcaccaccatcacctccatcaccaccatcaccaccatcacctcc accaccaccaccaccaccaccaccaccaccaccatcaccaccaccaccaccaccatcaccaccaccaccactatcacctccatcacctccatcaccaccatcaccatcaccatgatcaccaccatcaccaccatcaccaccatcacctccatcaccatcaccaccatcacctccatcatcaccatcaccatcaccaccaccaccaccaccaccatcaccaccaccaccaccaccatcaccaccatcacctccatcaccaccaccaccaccaccaccaccaccatcaccaccaccaccaccaccatcaccaccatcaccaccaccac caccaccaccaccaccatcaccaccatcaccaccaccaccaccgccatcaccgccatcaccgccatcaccaccaccaccaccacca